The nucleotide window CCTAGGAACTAGGAAGTGACGATTGCTATGATCTCTTCTTGAACGGTGTATCAACCTTGTCTTTCTTGCTTCTTCCACACGTAAGGGACATGCGGTCTCAGTTTCACCGGTGTAATatgaactataaaattataattttaattaccTCGCATagttctggaaaaaaaaaaaaaaaaaaaaaaaaaaagcatagtTCTGGAGAATATTTTTCAAATGCAAAAACATGCTACAAGATATTTTGTTCCAATTCCAAACATTTAATATTTACCAAATAACACATTATCATGCCATATTTTTCAAGAACTTTGTCAATAAATGTTTTCTAAGACAACTCTAAACTTCCAAGTGATCTATCACggaaaaaattaactaaaaggTTTTGAATTTGAACGCTCCCGGGCACGATAACCGAGAAACCTCAGATATGTTTGGTTCCGGACGCCGGTGGAGCATGAGTTCCTTGGCGTCAACCCCCATCCCCACTGCTTTTGCCTCTCTTCTATGTTCGTTTTAACTTGTATTCTGTTTTAATGTCGCTCTTTTACATACTTTATGTTCTGGGTCACGCCGTCGTCGTCTCTGATCACTGTGGCGTGCTCACCGGAACAACACCGTCAATCAGGGATTCCCGAAACCCTCGTCCAATAATCACCACCACAATCACTTTCGCCTCCTTTCTCATTTATCGGTGGTGGGCTTACCGGGATCATCTTTATCATCTCTAGCATCCTTATCATTTGGAGAAGCAAACCGTCTTAACctttgtttcctttttaaacAGTGTTTCCCTTCCAAATGTTAAATGAAAGTGTCTATTCACCTATAAACGTTTTGTTATCTTGTGTAACGGTCTGTTCGGAGTATGAAGATGCAACTGATTTTATTTCGACGATATTCCAATGTGCGGATTTGGTGTCACAATTTAAAATCACTAATTCTTAAGCATCTAGTGGTTCCATGAACCTCTGTTGGAGACCAAATCGGATTTTCTATACTATTTACTTAATAAATATAGTATAATACATTAAGATAGTGCTTCAATTGTCCCTTTAACTACTTATTTTATACTCTCTCTGTGAATATTCACCAAATTTTTCCTAATATTGGTAGTGTTTGTTTAAACTCCCCTCTTGCTTATCTTACATATCTAGTTTGTATGCAAGTTATGCCAtgcagtattttttttttgtcaacagatATACCATATAGTTTTGATAATCctccatataaaatataaattttggaaaccccttaacaaaaaaaaacataaattttggAATGTTTAATATATTAGCAGtgaagtaataaaaaaaaaaatgatttgtgcGATCGCCGACGAGAACCTTGTTTTCGGTCGCACAGATTCAAAGCACCGACATGATTATAGTGGAAATCCCACGTAGTGTGTGCCCAACTAGCCCATGTGAGTTCTCGTTTCCTCATTTGAGTTTATATTTTGGTAGTCAAACCATTTAAAAATTACAGACTAGTTACAGAAGCAATACTATAACAATGTTTTAATAGCTGTCTCTCCTCGTTAAACCCTCTTTTACTTTATAAAGAGAGAGAACCCTCTCTTGAGTCAAACACCTCTCTCTCACTCTTTTTGCTCACTGTCGTAATGGTCGCGCCGCTACTCGCCGCCGTGTCCTCTGACCTTGAACCGATGGAGAAAGCCCTTTTCACCGAATCAACCCTGAGTCAACTCGGCTTCCCTAACGAGTTCCCTTACGAATTCGACTCCTCCGCTTTCACCTCCCCGGTAGACTCAACGGAGACGGAAGACGAAACTAGCGAAGACGAAGATGACTTCTTTGCCGGGTTGACTCGCAGACTCGCTCTCTCTACTCAGCGCCtcccttctcctcctcctcccttcCTCAAGGCTACTGAGGTTTGTTTAAAAGCTTCACTCTTTTCAAATGTTATCTCATAATGCAAACTAAACATTCACAGCAATCTCTCTTCAGGTGAACTCGACTGAGTCAACTCGGAGTGGACTCGGGGGCTTGACAACCTCTGGAAACAAAAGTCCCGACGGTCCGTTCTCGCAAGCCCCTTCACGGCCAGAGTCTCCGTGTGTTGAAGAAGACTCTTTGAAAGTAATATCTGCTGCAGCTGGAGAAGTCGCCAAGATCAAAAGGGCGAATCTTGATTCGAGCCGCCAAAACCCTAATCTTAATCCATTCATCCCATTTCCTCAAAACGCAGCGTTTGGTAGCTACTACTACTATTGGCTACAGCAGACACCATCGCAACCCGCTTTGAACTTGTTTCCTTATCCCGTTAGAGGCGTTTACGCCGCCGCTAAACAACCGTCTGCTGGTACCGGCGTTTTCCTTCCCAAGAATCACAGAAACCCTTCAGATTCCCGGAAGAAAGGAGGTAACTTTAACGAACTTTTCCATGGATTTTAAGTCGTGTGCTCTGCTCCTTGggatctaaaataaaataattggttTCAGGAGGTGGATGTGTTAAGCTCCCGACAAAGGTTGTTCAGACACAACAtcttaaaactcaaacattCTCTGGTCGGTGTAACTCACGTTCCCAAGCTCGTCTCAGTACTAATTCGAACAACATCCCCAACCTCAGTTCCGAAACTCAGTTTCCAAAACTGCAGTAACGGTGGCTGTCTGAAGGAAGAAAGACATCTTCAACAAGAATGAATGGTTGTACTGTAGGATTCAGGACTTTGAAGGAAACGGAGACGGTCGTAGTTAGTGATGGTTACTGGTTATA belongs to Brassica rapa cultivar Chiifu-401-42 chromosome A07, CAAS_Brap_v3.01, whole genome shotgun sequence and includes:
- the LOC103830022 gene encoding uncharacterized protein LOC103830022 isoform X1, which encodes MVAPLLAAVSSDLEPMEKALFTESTLSQLGFPNEFPYEFDSSAFTSPVDSTETEDETSEDEDDFFAGLTRRLALSTQRLPSPPPPFLKATEVNSTESTRSGLGGLTTSGNKSPDGPFSQAPSRPESPCVEEDSLKVISAAAGEVAKIKRANLDSSRQNPNLNPFIPFPQNAAFGSYYYYWLQQTPSQPALNLFPYPVRGVYAAAKQPSAGTGVFLPKNHRNPSDSRKKGGGGCVKLPTKVVQTQHLKTQTFSGRCNSRSQARLSTNSNNIPNLSSETQFPKLQ
- the LOC103830022 gene encoding uncharacterized protein LOC103830022 isoform X2, whose protein sequence is MVAPLEKALFTESTLSQLGFPNEFPYEFDSSAFTSPVDSTETEDETSEDEDDFFAGLTRRLALSTQRLPSPPPPFLKATEVNSTESTRSGLGGLTTSGNKSPDGPFSQAPSRPESPCVEEDSLKVISAAAGEVAKIKRANLDSSRQNPNLNPFIPFPQNAAFGSYYYYWLQQTPSQPALNLFPYPVRGVYAAAKQPSAGTGVFLPKNHRNPSDSRKKGGGGCVKLPTKVVQTQHLKTQTFSGRCNSRSQARLSTNSNNIPNLSSETQFPKLQ